Proteins encoded in a region of the Diabrotica undecimpunctata isolate CICGRU chromosome 10, icDiaUnde3, whole genome shotgun sequence genome:
- the LOC140451634 gene encoding uncharacterized protein: protein MGYRKASANFHVPQTTLERRIKKTRELGLSASESSRKMLGWYKSVFSKEQEEELAQHIVNMEERLFGLTLMDLRHLAFELAEVNGIDHTFNRSKKAVGKDWLYAFLKRNPRLSLRSPEQTSLARAKGFNRDAVNKFFDLLEDILKKYNISPKDIYNVDETGITTVPNKASKIVAQRGKKQVGALASSERGTLVTAETCMSAAGNYMPTMFLMRSPFYPNGV, encoded by the coding sequence ATGGGGTACCGAAAGGCTTCTGCTAATTTCCACGTTCCTCAGACAACACTAGAGAGACGCATAAAAAAGACTCGTGAACTTGGGTTGTCAGCTAGTGAATCGTCTAGAAAAATGCTTGGATGGTATAAAAGTGTTTTTTCCAAGGAACAGGAAGAAGAATTAGCCCAACATATTGTCAATATGGAAGAGAGGCTTTTTGGCCTTACACTAATGGATCTACGCCATTTAGCGTTTGAATTAGCTGAAGTCAATGGAATTGATCACACCTTCAACAGGAGCAAAAAAGCTGTTGGCAAAGATTGGCTGTATGCATTTCTAAAAAGGAATCCAAGACTTTCGCTGCGCTCTCCGGAGCAAACTTCCTTGGCGCGAGCTAAGGGATTCAATCGAGATGCAGTTAATAAATTTTTCGACCTGTTAGAAGACATATTAAAGAAATATAACATTTCCCCTAAGGATATCTATAATGTTGACGAAACAGGAATCACGACGGTTCCTAATAAGGCATCAAAAATTGTAGCGCAGAGGGGGAAGAAACAAGTAGGTGCTTTAGCTTCATCTGAAAGAGGAACACTAGTGACAGCCGAGACCTGTATGAGTGCTGCTGGAAACTACATGCCCACAATGTTTTTAATGAGGTCCCCATTTTACCCGAACGGTGTCTAG